In one window of Helianthus annuus cultivar XRQ/B chromosome 17, HanXRQr2.0-SUNRISE, whole genome shotgun sequence DNA:
- the LOC110922654 gene encoding phosducin-like protein 3 codes for MADYHFVYKDVEGSSTQWDDIQRKLGNLPPKPPAFKPDPFTPAEDEDSKPKDKNWIDNKTEEQLEDLEDDLDDDRFLQEYRRKRLAEMKKVVKIAKFGSIVPISGSDFVREVSQAPPDVWVVVILYKDGYPECGVLMQCLEELATMYPATKFVKIISTDCIPNYPDRNLPTVLVYNNGAVKANYVGLYTFGRRCTPEGVAMVLCQSDPVLNDGQNEGEASREAVLEGVRKRFIEKVISQHENDDDGSSSD; via the exons ATGGCAGACTATCACTTTGTGTACAAAGATGTTGAAGGATCATCAACTCAATGGGACGATATCCAAAGAAAACTCGGAAATTTGCCTCCCAAACCCCCTGCATTCAAGCCCGACCCATTTACTCCTGCTGAAGACGAAGATTCCAAACCTAAAGATAAGAATTGGATCGATAACAAGACCGAAGAACAACTTGAAGATCTCGAAGATGATCTAGATGATGACCGATTCCTCCAAGAATACAG GAGAAAGAGATTAGCAGAGATGAAGAAAGTAGTGAAAATTGCAAAGTTCGGGTCAATCGTACCAATTTCTGGATCAGATTTTGTGCGTGAGGTGTCACAAGCACCACCGGATGTGTGGGTGGTGGTTATATTATACAAAGACGG GTACCCTGAATGTGGTGTCCTAATGCAATGTCTGGAAGAACTGGCAACAATGTATCCCGCCACAAAATTCGTTAAAATTATATCAACCGATTGCATTCCGAATTACCCGGATCGTAATCTCCCCACTGTGTTAGTTTATAATAATGGTGCTGTGAAGGCGAATTATGTAGGTTTATACACTTTTGGTCGGAGATGCACGCCTGAAG GTGTTGCTATGGTTCTGTGCCAGTCGGATCCTGTGCTTAACGATGGGCAAAATGAAGGTGAAGCGTCTAGAGAAGCTGTTCTTGAAGGCGTGAGGAAGAGGTTTATCGAGAAAGTGATATCACAGCATGAAAATGATGACGATGGGTCTTCGAGTGACTAG